Proteins from a single region of Pseudopedobacter saltans DSM 12145:
- a CDS encoding glycosyltransferase family 2 protein: protein MSLPKVSVVILNWNGKQHLEEFLPTVYNSQYENLEIVVGDNASTDDSVKFVKDNFPLIKIIENHENLGYAGGYNAVLKQVEADYYVLLNSDVEVPPYWINPVIELMESDNQIAIAQPKIKSFFQRDYFEYAGAAGGFIDKFGYPFCRGRIFDSLEKDNGQYNDIQEIFWASGCALFIKSLAWKRLGGLDANFFAHMEEIDICWRAKNLGLKVMYCGLSEVYHVGGGTLNTESPHKTYLNFRNNAFLLKKNLSPIRTSFVIPFRFFLDFLALLRFAFKRQFANAGAVSKAHRAVCMAFLKRKINYNKDISNHPNKTGLYQKSIVWDYFVKKKKEFKDLEF, encoded by the coding sequence ATGAGTTTACCTAAAGTCTCAGTAGTTATATTAAATTGGAATGGAAAGCAACACTTAGAAGAATTTTTACCTACTGTGTATAACAGTCAGTATGAAAATTTAGAAATTGTTGTGGGTGATAATGCTTCTACAGATGACTCAGTAAAATTTGTAAAAGATAATTTTCCTCTGATTAAGATTATAGAAAATCACGAAAATCTCGGGTACGCGGGCGGCTACAATGCAGTTTTAAAACAGGTTGAAGCTGATTATTATGTACTGCTAAATTCCGATGTCGAGGTCCCTCCCTACTGGATTAATCCGGTGATAGAACTAATGGAATCTGATAATCAGATTGCTATCGCACAACCAAAAATAAAGTCTTTTTTTCAAAGAGATTATTTCGAATATGCGGGGGCTGCAGGAGGCTTTATAGATAAATTTGGATATCCTTTTTGTCGGGGAAGAATTTTCGATAGCCTTGAAAAGGACAATGGCCAGTACAACGATATTCAGGAGATTTTCTGGGCAAGTGGCTGTGCTTTATTCATAAAATCTTTGGCATGGAAAAGATTGGGTGGATTAGACGCCAATTTTTTTGCCCATATGGAGGAGATAGATATTTGTTGGCGGGCAAAAAACCTCGGCTTAAAAGTAATGTATTGCGGTCTGTCAGAAGTCTATCATGTTGGAGGTGGCACGCTAAATACCGAAAGTCCTCATAAAACTTACTTAAATTTCAGAAATAACGCTTTTCTGCTAAAAAAGAACCTAAGTCCGATTCGAACTTCATTTGTGATTCCTTTTAGGTTTTTCCTGGACTTTTTAGCGTTATTAAGATTTGCATTTAAGCGACAATTTGCAAATGCTGGTGCAGTTTCCAAAGCTCATAGAGCTGTTTGTATGGCTTTTTTGAAAAGAAAAATTAACTATAATAAAGATATTTCCAACCATCCGAATAAAACCGGTTTATATCAAAAGTCTATAGTTTGGGATTATTTTGTTAAGAAGAAGAAAGAGTTTAAAGACTTGGAATTCTAA
- a CDS encoding lysophospholipid acyltransferase family protein produces the protein MIIKWLSNAAAFFLYLISLLPLGILYVFSRLAYYLIYYVIKYRRKPVVENLKNAFPNKSEQEIKQIEKRFFRYFTDLIFEIIKLLSASPEYIKKRYNFLNEEIFREYEEKNQSFLMAVGHYGNWEWSAITTPMVTKARPLIVYKQLQNKVFDKLYKQTREKSGAEMVEMAQTFRKIIEYKNELVFAVFAGDQRPTKSGTYTWLKFMNQETPFFTGIEKIAKATNYPVIFCDMRVPKRGYYEVKFIKITDNPRETEDLEITNTYIRLLENRLNQAPEYWLWSHKRWKIKPGDIK, from the coding sequence ATGATAATTAAGTGGCTTTCTAATGCAGCTGCATTTTTTTTATACCTTATTTCTTTATTACCATTAGGTATTCTTTATGTATTTTCCAGACTTGCCTATTATTTAATTTATTATGTAATTAAATATAGAAGAAAGCCAGTTGTTGAAAATTTGAAAAATGCGTTTCCAAATAAAAGCGAACAGGAAATAAAACAGATAGAAAAGCGTTTCTTTAGATATTTTACCGATCTTATTTTCGAGATAATAAAACTTCTGTCTGCTTCACCCGAATACATAAAAAAGCGATATAATTTTCTGAATGAGGAGATTTTTAGAGAGTACGAAGAAAAAAATCAAAGCTTTTTGATGGCTGTTGGACATTACGGAAACTGGGAATGGAGTGCAATTACAACTCCAATGGTTACCAAAGCCAGGCCCTTAATTGTTTATAAGCAGTTGCAAAATAAAGTTTTCGATAAATTATATAAGCAAACCAGAGAAAAATCCGGAGCCGAAATGGTTGAAATGGCACAAACTTTCCGGAAAATAATCGAATACAAAAACGAATTGGTGTTCGCTGTTTTTGCTGGCGATCAAAGACCAACAAAAAGCGGAACTTATACCTGGTTAAAGTTTATGAATCAGGAAACCCCTTTCTTCACAGGGATAGAAAAAATAGCAAAAGCAACGAATTACCCAGTTATCTTTTGCGACATGAGAGTCCCAAAACGTGGTTATTATGAAGTTAAATTCATTAAAATAACAGATAATCCGAGGGAAACAGAAGATTTAGAGATCACAAATACTTATATTCGTTTATTGGAGAACAGGCTGAACCAAGCACCAGAATATTGGTTATGGTCTCATAAAAGATGGAAAATTAAGCCGGGAGATATCAAATAA
- a CDS encoding WbqC family protein codes for MENSVIFPLFYLPPVEFYRQLIDNKDKTILFEKEEHFPKQTYRNRTSIYGPNGKLNLIVPVVKGSTVHTKVKDVKISYDEDWQRLHWLSIQTSYRSSAYFEFYEADFAPFYEKKYPYLFDYNLELFDMLKKQLKLKIDVDFSKTYSTDYELDFRENIHPKKESNYKAKPYYQVFEDKYKFMPNLSVIDLLFSQGPQASKYI; via the coding sequence ATGGAAAATAGCGTAATATTTCCTTTGTTTTACCTTCCGCCAGTTGAATTTTATAGGCAATTGATTGATAATAAAGATAAAACCATTCTTTTTGAAAAAGAAGAACACTTTCCAAAACAGACTTATAGAAATAGAACCAGCATATACGGACCAAATGGTAAGTTAAACTTAATTGTTCCAGTTGTAAAAGGATCTACTGTTCATACAAAAGTTAAGGATGTAAAAATAAGTTATGATGAAGATTGGCAACGTTTACATTGGCTAAGTATACAAACATCATACAGAAGTTCGGCTTATTTCGAATTCTATGAAGCCGATTTTGCTCCTTTTTACGAAAAGAAATACCCTTATTTATTTGACTACAATCTTGAGCTTTTTGATATGTTGAAAAAGCAACTGAAGCTAAAGATTGACGTAGATTTCTCCAAAACTTATTCGACAGACTACGAATTAGATTTCAGAGAGAATATACATCCGAAAAAGGAGAGCAATTACAAAGCGAAACCTTATTATCAGGTTTTCGAGGACAAATACAAGTTTATGCCTAACTTAAGCGTGATAGATTTGTTATTCAGCCAGGGACCTCAAGCTTCAAAATATATTTGA
- the corA gene encoding magnesium/cobalt transporter CorA, with protein MKKTNIPRYKTPRKRKKRTPGESPGIFVVTENALTSKIHLYIYDAENIIKKEFGTIQDVYTAISKNPRKFYWIDIQGIGTQDVLNSVKEKFGINALVMEDIVNTHQRPKFEEFNNYLFVVNRMLELDETLNIRNEQLSMILTEDTLITFQEDYKDILDPIRNRLIHRKQTSIRTLGPSYLLYAIMDIATDQNFNLINRLGDELDLVEDSLYNKAEKSIMYRIQEIKKLMLSIRRIAWPEKDKLNELQKSGSKFIEPEVKVFIRDVADHNTQIIDLLETYRETSTTLMDIYLTIINNKMNEVMKILTVISAIFIPLTFIAGVYGMNFAIQDPVTGKLLHKNMPELYWPNGYVYVWILMIIITIFQIIYFIRKGWFKD; from the coding sequence ATGAAAAAAACGAATATTCCCAGATATAAAACTCCAAGAAAAAGAAAAAAGCGAACTCCTGGAGAGAGTCCGGGAATATTTGTAGTTACAGAGAATGCGCTGACCTCGAAGATTCATCTGTATATATATGATGCCGAAAACATCATTAAGAAAGAATTCGGCACCATACAAGATGTTTATACCGCTATCTCAAAGAATCCGAGAAAATTTTACTGGATTGATATTCAGGGAATAGGCACCCAGGACGTTTTAAACTCCGTTAAAGAAAAGTTTGGAATTAACGCTTTGGTTATGGAGGATATTGTAAATACTCACCAAAGGCCCAAATTCGAAGAATTTAACAACTATTTGTTTGTGGTGAACAGGATGCTGGAATTGGATGAAACTTTAAATATTCGAAACGAGCAGCTATCCATGATCCTGACTGAAGATACACTGATAACTTTTCAGGAAGATTATAAAGATATTCTGGACCCAATTAGAAACCGCTTAATTCACAGAAAACAAACCAGTATTCGCACTTTAGGACCTTCGTATCTTCTTTATGCTATAATGGATATAGCTACCGACCAGAATTTTAATCTGATTAATAGGTTGGGAGACGAGCTGGATCTGGTCGAAGACTCTTTATATAATAAAGCAGAGAAATCGATCATGTATCGTATACAGGAAATAAAGAAGTTAATGTTGTCTATTAGAAGAATAGCGTGGCCGGAAAAGGATAAGCTAAACGAGTTGCAGAAAAGTGGTTCCAAATTTATAGAACCTGAAGTAAAAGTATTTATTCGTGATGTAGCTGATCATAACACCCAGATTATTGATTTGTTGGAAACGTATCGGGAAACTTCTACTACTTTGATGGATATTTATCTAACCATCATCAACAACAAAATGAACGAGGTTATGAAAATATTGACGGTTATTTCCGCTATTTTCATTCCGCTCACATTTATCGCAGGTGTATATGGAATGAACTTCGCCATTCAGGATCCGGTAACCGGAAAATTGTTGCACAAAAATATGCCCGAGCTTTATTGGCCAAATGGTTATGTCTATGTCTGGATATTGATGATTATCATCACCATTTTCCAAATTATCTACTTTATTAGAAAAGGCTGGTTTAAGGATTAG
- a CDS encoding DsbA family protein, translated as MSEVLEKPTIIYIYDAICGWCYGFSPVMKTIYERYKDKFDFQVLSGGMILGDRVAPISQMRDIIKGSYKRVEETTGVKFGDAFINGAVEQGTMIMSSEKPSIALSVFKTYLPEEAVLFASDLQFALNYDGLDLNEDTTYRSIIKKYNIPEEEFINKLNDEEFRQLAYYDVALSRQLQVTGYPAAFIKTQDTEFFMIAKGYADLETIELRIQNVIKEANLKF; from the coding sequence ATGTCTGAAGTGTTAGAAAAACCCACAATAATATATATATACGATGCCATTTGTGGATGGTGTTATGGATTTAGTCCCGTAATGAAAACCATTTACGAAAGATATAAAGACAAGTTTGATTTTCAGGTTTTGTCTGGAGGGATGATTTTAGGAGATAGGGTAGCACCAATATCGCAAATGCGTGATATTATAAAAGGCTCTTACAAAAGGGTAGAAGAAACCACTGGAGTGAAATTTGGCGATGCTTTTATAAATGGAGCAGTTGAGCAGGGAACGATGATTATGAGTTCAGAAAAGCCGTCTATCGCATTGTCCGTATTTAAAACATATTTACCAGAGGAAGCTGTACTTTTTGCTTCGGATTTGCAATTTGCACTCAATTACGATGGTTTAGATTTAAATGAAGACACTACATACAGGTCGATTATCAAAAAATATAATATTCCCGAAGAAGAGTTTATTAATAAGCTTAATGACGAAGAATTTAGGCAATTGGCTTATTATGATGTCGCATTAAGCAGGCAGTTGCAAGTAACAGGTTATCCAGCAGCTTTTATCAAGACTCAGGATACGGAGTTTTTTATGATAGCCAAAGGCTATGCGGATTTGGAAACTATCGAGTTAAGAATCCAGAATGTAATAAAGGAAGCGAATTTGAAATTCTAA
- a CDS encoding Ohr family peroxiredoxin encodes MKKLYTAVVAATGGRDGHVKSSDGIIDLEMRKPAEMGGKSGYANPELLFAAAWGSCYLGALGSVGKRDGIDVSNATVNVYISFNEESSSSFVLSAELHVHIPNMELDKAQKMADAAHKGCPYSKATRGNIDVVVKAV; translated from the coding sequence ATGAAGAAATTATATACAGCGGTTGTTGCCGCTACTGGAGGTCGGGACGGACATGTTAAATCCAGTGATGGAATTATAGATTTAGAAATGCGAAAACCTGCCGAAATGGGAGGAAAATCGGGTTATGCTAATCCGGAATTATTATTTGCGGCAGCTTGGGGAAGCTGTTATTTAGGGGCGTTAGGGTCTGTAGGAAAGCGAGATGGCATAGATGTTAGCAATGCAACGGTTAATGTTTATATAAGTTTCAATGAAGAAAGTAGTTCAAGCTTTGTTCTATCTGCGGAGTTGCATGTCCATATACCAAATATGGAATTGGATAAAGCACAAAAAATGGCTGATGCTGCGCATAAAGGATGCCCTTATTCGAAGGCAACCAGAGGAAATATTGATGTAGTGGTTAAAGCAGTATAA
- a CDS encoding FUSC family membrane protein, with product MLKPLDDFRDFLYTQYFSDGIKITIGVLLPSLVFFQLGHVEIGMTLSIGAVCSSVVDTPGPWTHRRNAMLITNLLVCFIAFLTSLINTNLYITALEVLIFGFIFSMFAVYGVRASSVGSSALLIMIFNLAPQHTSLSYLEHALLLIAGGIWYFLLSMVFFAIRPHRYAQQTLGECVTEIGKYMRLRANLYDNNFDIDETFKQLVDKQVIVNNLQDNVREILFKTRELVKDSTPMGRMLIVVFADMVDLFEQTMASHNDYEIIRKRYKDDNILNDFSFLIKRMSLEIEYIGSCLIHSTVPKKHIVTAEDLDQLIRKVNLLEQKGVQVLLLKKIFINIRHIHNRLDVIYSYFTEKDLKNHSAFSSDYEKFVNRQNFEFKLFKNNLNLESGHFRYALRFSIVAFIGYIIGQSLPDLVGSKVPLGNHGYWVVLTIMVILKPGFSVTKTRNYQRVVGTIIGGITGGLILYLIPNQDVRFIIMVFFMVICYSTQRVYYFISVVTMTPFILIMFSFLSTSSSQNIILERVIDTLIGSVIAIASSYILFPSWESFQIKKYMADMLKANSEYLDIIYRRLAGENISVTNYKLARKSVYVNTANLAAAFQRMLSEPKNKQSKGTEVHKFVVLSHVLSSYLANLSIAIDETDRIVFTSDQKKLLNKASYYLKRSYSIISDEEIVKSDDSAIKPLSIDIEKTNDGLIAEQLELITKVSSELYKVVEQHR from the coding sequence ATGTTGAAACCGCTGGACGATTTTAGAGACTTCTTATATACTCAGTATTTTTCCGATGGTATAAAAATCACAATCGGGGTTCTTTTACCGTCCTTGGTTTTTTTTCAACTTGGCCATGTCGAGATTGGGATGACCTTGTCCATCGGTGCAGTATGTTCCAGTGTTGTAGACACTCCCGGGCCGTGGACACATCGTAGAAATGCGATGCTGATTACAAACTTATTAGTTTGTTTTATAGCCTTTTTGACATCTTTAATTAATACAAATCTTTATATAACTGCACTAGAGGTTTTGATATTTGGCTTCATCTTTTCCATGTTTGCGGTATACGGAGTGAGGGCATCATCAGTTGGAAGTTCTGCACTGCTGATTATGATTTTCAACCTCGCTCCTCAGCATACTTCTCTTTCGTATCTGGAACACGCTTTACTCCTGATTGCTGGTGGAATCTGGTATTTCCTGCTTAGTATGGTGTTTTTTGCTATCCGCCCACACCGCTATGCCCAACAGACATTGGGAGAATGTGTAACCGAAATAGGAAAATACATGCGATTGAGGGCAAACCTGTATGATAACAATTTTGATATAGATGAAACCTTTAAACAGCTTGTAGATAAGCAGGTTATAGTAAATAATTTGCAGGATAACGTACGTGAAATTCTTTTTAAAACAAGAGAGTTGGTGAAGGATTCTACTCCGATGGGGCGTATGTTGATTGTGGTTTTCGCCGACATGGTTGACCTTTTCGAACAGACTATGGCATCCCACAACGACTATGAAATCATTAGAAAAAGGTATAAGGACGATAATATACTAAACGACTTTTCTTTTCTGATCAAAAGAATGTCCCTGGAAATAGAATATATAGGTTCCTGTCTCATTCATTCTACAGTACCCAAAAAACATATTGTAACTGCAGAAGATCTGGATCAATTAATACGTAAAGTAAATTTACTGGAACAGAAGGGAGTTCAGGTGCTCTTGCTGAAGAAGATCTTTATCAACATAAGACATATCCATAACAGATTGGATGTTATATACAGTTATTTTACGGAAAAAGACTTAAAGAATCACAGTGCTTTTTCTTCCGATTACGAAAAGTTCGTCAATCGACAGAATTTCGAATTTAAACTATTTAAAAACAATCTGAACCTGGAGTCTGGGCATTTCAGATATGCTTTACGTTTTTCTATAGTAGCATTTATCGGATATATTATAGGTCAGTCCTTACCCGATCTTGTAGGTTCGAAAGTCCCGCTCGGAAATCACGGCTATTGGGTGGTTTTAACTATTATGGTTATTCTAAAGCCAGGTTTTAGTGTTACCAAGACAAGAAACTACCAGCGTGTTGTTGGAACGATTATAGGTGGTATCACAGGAGGTTTAATATTATATCTTATTCCTAATCAGGATGTAAGATTTATTATCATGGTATTTTTTATGGTTATTTGTTACAGTACGCAAAGAGTGTATTACTTTATTAGCGTAGTTACCATGACTCCTTTTATACTTATCATGTTTAGCTTTTTAAGTACGTCCTCCAGTCAAAATATCATTTTAGAAAGAGTAATAGATACACTTATTGGCTCTGTAATAGCAATTGCGTCCAGTTATATCCTGTTCCCTAGCTGGGAATCTTTCCAGATAAAAAAATACATGGCAGATATGTTAAAGGCCAATAGTGAGTATCTGGATATCATTTACAGAAGATTGGCAGGAGAAAACATTAGCGTAACCAATTACAAATTGGCGAGAAAAAGTGTTTATGTAAATACAGCAAATCTGGCTGCCGCTTTTCAAAGAATGTTGAGTGAGCCTAAAAATAAGCAATCTAAAGGGACTGAAGTTCATAAGTTTGTGGTTCTAAGTCATGTTTTGTCTTCTTATCTCGCTAATCTGTCGATTGCTATTGATGAAACAGACCGTATTGTCTTTACTTCGGATCAGAAAAAGTTACTGAATAAAGCCAGTTATTACTTAAAACGATCTTATTCTATTATAAGTGACGAAGAGATTGTGAAATCTGATGATTCTGCTATTAAACCTTTGAGTATTGATATAGAAAAAACTAATGATGGACTTATTGCTGAACAACTTGAACTGATAACCAAAGTATCATCAGAGTTATATAAAGTTGTCGAGCAGCACCGCTAA
- a CDS encoding ThuA domain-containing protein, translating into MKKKSILILSFLTLLCVSGFALQRKPKNLLVFSYTQKYRHKSIEPGKESLTKWAKQKGYQIDFSENPNDFSDDNLKKYNALIFLNPTGTNVFTDSQKSAFKKYINKGGGFVGIHAATDFCFEWEWYGKLVGAFFTNHPKIQEATIKVIDNKHQSTSFLDKEFRYTDEWYNFKDLNPEVKVLLALDESSYTGGTMNGNHPIAWYHKFDGGKSFYTGLGHRDECFSDPLFMKHLEGGIEYVLK; encoded by the coding sequence ATGAAAAAAAAATCAATATTAATCTTATCCTTTCTAACACTGTTATGTGTTTCTGGTTTTGCTCTCCAGAGAAAACCTAAAAACCTGTTGGTTTTTTCCTACACTCAGAAATACAGACATAAAAGTATAGAACCAGGTAAGGAAAGTTTGACCAAATGGGCTAAACAAAAGGGTTATCAAATTGATTTCTCTGAAAATCCCAACGATTTTTCTGACGATAATCTAAAAAAATATAATGCGCTTATTTTTTTAAACCCTACGGGAACTAATGTTTTTACAGATTCGCAAAAAAGCGCCTTTAAAAAATATATTAACAAAGGGGGAGGTTTTGTCGGAATTCATGCTGCTACCGACTTCTGCTTTGAATGGGAGTGGTATGGAAAACTGGTAGGTGCATTCTTCACAAATCATCCAAAAATACAGGAAGCAACGATTAAGGTAATTGACAATAAACATCAATCAACCAGTTTTTTAGATAAAGAATTTCGTTATACCGATGAGTGGTATAACTTTAAGGATTTAAATCCTGAGGTGAAAGTTTTATTGGCTTTGGACGAAAGCAGTTATACAGGCGGAACAATGAATGGAAATCATCCTATCGCCTGGTATCATAAATTCGATGGCGGAAAATCTTTTTATACAGGATTAGGTCATCGTGATGAGTGCTTTTCGGACCCTCTTTTTATGAAGCACTTAGAGGGCGGAATTGAATATGTATTAAAATAG
- a CDS encoding DEAD/DEAH box helicase — MANTFRDLGISEQFIQALEENNIIKPTEIQKLAIPYLLKEGKDFIGQAQTGTGKTAAFGLPVLEQIDANSKVIQVLILCPTRELGQQIAKQLFKFTKYSDKKIFTEAVYGGEKIDIQIGRLKRPTHIVVATPGRLIDLLERKAINLDHVKTIILDEADEMLSMGFKKDIDKILEYTNGQRYTWLFSATIPAALDDIIKSYMDEPFKVEIRKEQLVNENIDHKYMVVDLKDKLDLLSRFLKENSKARGIVFCRTKKNAELLSKQLYARNFKVEAIHGDMGQRDREKVMRAFKSERLPILIATDISARGIDVQNLNYVIHYDLPDQMEYYTHRSGRTARGGRKGLSLIFIAPNDIDKVKDLEANLNIKIRNFNS; from the coding sequence TTGGCTAATACATTTAGAGATTTAGGAATATCGGAGCAATTTATTCAGGCTCTGGAAGAGAATAATATTATAAAACCAACTGAAATCCAGAAACTGGCAATTCCGTATTTGCTTAAAGAAGGAAAGGATTTTATTGGACAGGCGCAAACCGGAACAGGAAAGACGGCTGCATTCGGATTACCTGTTCTGGAGCAAATTGATGCAAATTCAAAGGTAATTCAGGTGCTAATTCTTTGTCCAACACGCGAATTGGGACAACAGATTGCAAAGCAACTTTTCAAGTTTACGAAATATTCTGATAAGAAAATATTTACTGAAGCAGTTTATGGCGGCGAAAAAATAGATATCCAAATCGGAAGGTTAAAACGCCCCACACATATCGTTGTTGCAACTCCTGGCAGGTTAATAGATCTATTAGAAAGAAAAGCCATAAATCTGGATCATGTGAAAACCATTATTCTGGATGAAGCCGATGAAATGCTGAGTATGGGATTTAAAAAGGATATCGACAAGATTCTGGAATATACAAACGGGCAAAGATATACCTGGCTCTTTTCTGCAACCATACCTGCTGCTTTAGATGATATTATAAAAAGCTATATGGATGAGCCTTTTAAAGTGGAAATTCGTAAAGAGCAGCTTGTTAATGAAAATATCGATCATAAATATATGGTGGTCGATCTGAAGGATAAATTAGATTTACTTTCGCGTTTTCTGAAAGAGAATTCTAAAGCAAGAGGAATTGTATTCTGTAGAACGAAGAAAAATGCCGAATTGCTATCCAAACAGCTTTATGCAAGGAATTTCAAAGTTGAAGCCATCCATGGTGATATGGGACAACGTGACCGTGAAAAAGTAATGAGGGCCTTTAAATCGGAAAGATTACCCATACTTATTGCTACCGATATCTCGGCCAGGGGAATTGATGTGCAAAACCTGAATTATGTAATCCATTATGACCTTCCGGACCAGATGGAATATTATACGCATAGGAGTGGGAGGACTGCCAGGGGAGGAAGAAAAGGGCTTTCATTGATTTTTATAGCTCCAAACGACATCGATAAAGTAAAGGATCTGGAAGCTAACCTGAATATAAAAATCAGGAATTTTAACAGCTAG
- a CDS encoding RNA polymerase sigma-70 factor yields MSEIINLERELLYRLKNNDELAFKEIYNQNWRRLFALALQKVKEAETAEEIVQNIFIDLWENRHSKNIENLKAYLSASIRYGVINHIKNQLVKEKYKLYKQRNETELDSIESVYNLKELNSRIEIGISNLPTKTQDIFRLSRFELLTNKEIAKSYNISEKAVEYHITQSLKSLRRFLKDYAISIFYFFIIFFRD; encoded by the coding sequence ATGTCGGAAATAATCAATTTAGAGCGTGAACTTCTATACCGTTTGAAAAACAACGATGAACTTGCTTTTAAAGAGATTTATAACCAAAACTGGCGTAGATTATTTGCATTGGCGTTGCAAAAAGTTAAAGAAGCAGAAACAGCCGAGGAAATTGTACAGAATATTTTTATAGACTTATGGGAAAATCGCCATTCTAAAAATATTGAGAATTTAAAAGCATATCTTTCTGCATCGATACGCTATGGCGTGATAAACCATATCAAAAACCAATTAGTAAAAGAAAAGTATAAGTTATACAAACAAAGAAACGAAACCGAATTAGATTCTATAGAATCTGTTTATAACCTTAAAGAGTTAAACTCAAGAATAGAAATCGGAATTTCTAACCTACCAACTAAAACCCAGGATATTTTCAGACTGAGCAGATTTGAGCTTTTAACAAATAAAGAAATTGCAAAAAGCTATAATATCAGTGAAAAAGCTGTAGAGTACCATATTACCCAATCTTTAAAGTCTTTAAGACGTTTCCTGAAAGATTACGCAATTTCAATTTTTTATTTTTTTATAATTTTTTTTAGGGATTAG
- a CDS encoding FecR family protein — translation MSTEAYKELLKRYLDGKCTDEEEKLIEEWYNNLHVSSVKLEDLNSAEIDNKLWTTIDNAIKIEKPKVRTFKFYKIAIAASLLIAALFYYNSTQLVPLTYTFDNDKVSMINNNQEIEEVKLVDGTFIQLYPKSSITYSKSFSEKKREVYLKGKAFFQVAKNKEKPFVVHNYHNTIHVVGTSFLVQSENDPAQNYIEVVSGKVWVEENNTLFERKNNTKYVLTPNKKLAFDSNQNKFTEGIVSSPKPMAKDMEHASGEVSFSFSDTPLENVVGKLEQVYGLNIELDNQNLSSCTFTGNLNDEDLFKKLDLLCTSIGAKYSVKHTNIYISGNGCR, via the coding sequence ATGAGTACCGAAGCATATAAAGAGCTGCTAAAGCGATATCTGGACGGGAAATGTACCGATGAGGAGGAGAAGCTAATTGAAGAGTGGTACAATAACCTTCATGTTTCCTCTGTTAAATTGGAAGATCTAAATTCCGCCGAGATAGACAATAAATTATGGACTACAATTGATAATGCTATCAAGATCGAAAAACCCAAAGTAAGAACTTTCAAATTCTATAAGATAGCTATCGCCGCGTCTTTACTAATTGCCGCTCTTTTTTATTACAATTCCACACAGTTAGTTCCTTTAACCTATACATTTGACAACGATAAAGTTTCTATGATTAATAATAATCAAGAAATAGAAGAAGTTAAACTGGTAGACGGAACTTTTATTCAATTATACCCTAAATCAAGTATTACCTATTCCAAATCGTTTTCAGAGAAAAAGCGGGAAGTTTATTTAAAAGGTAAGGCTTTTTTTCAGGTCGCAAAAAATAAAGAGAAGCCATTTGTAGTTCATAATTACCATAATACAATTCATGTAGTTGGAACAAGCTTTTTAGTGCAATCAGAAAATGATCCAGCACAAAACTATATAGAAGTAGTAAGTGGCAAGGTTTGGGTTGAAGAAAATAATACGCTTTTTGAGAGAAAAAACAATACAAAATATGTTCTTACTCCAAACAAGAAATTAGCCTTTGATAGTAACCAAAATAAGTTCACCGAAGGTATAGTCTCTTCACCAAAACCAATGGCTAAGGATATGGAACATGCTTCCGGTGAGGTATCCTTTTCATTTTCGGATACTCCTTTAGAAAATGTTGTTGGTAAGCTGGAGCAAGTGTATGGGCTGAATATTGAATTGGATAATCAAAATCTAAGCAGTTGTACTTTTACTGGGAATCTGAATGATGAAGACCTGTTTAAAAAGCTAGACCTGCTTTGCACTTCGATAGGTGCAAAATATAGTGTAAAGCACACCAATATATATATAAGTGGCAATGGTTGCCGATAA